A window from bacterium encodes these proteins:
- a CDS encoding DUF4384 domain-containing protein, producing the protein MKKFLFSLILMGVLASAGQRAEAHHPPAARVEVWSTHTSGGWGDAEAYFEVFLRVSDRGYVTVYQIDPYGGVEIIYPLAHHHQRLLRQHRVYSLSDLADDLWLDYGDCAGQAQIGVILTPEPVYLAPWLTRSFCAAGLTLGPARVVYRRYDFPRIFARVEADIRIHLGPRCAPAFFVAPIAVRPRMVYRGRPYHHDRPAPLPPMQKREHDRRGYWTPPPEDRDWRRSPAAAPPDRHPRMAQRGESGFPADTQEKSPKESLQNRRQPRREVKAAPTPKAQDERDTPSRRQSRRAAKSD; encoded by the coding sequence ATGAAAAAATTCCTGTTTTCCCTCATCCTGATGGGTGTGCTGGCGTCGGCCGGCCAACGGGCGGAGGCGCATCACCCACCCGCAGCCCGTGTCGAAGTTTGGTCAACTCACACCAGCGGAGGTTGGGGTGATGCCGAAGCGTACTTCGAGGTGTTTTTGCGGGTGAGCGATCGCGGCTACGTCACCGTCTATCAAATCGATCCCTACGGCGGCGTGGAAATCATCTATCCGCTGGCGCATCATCACCAACGGTTGCTTCGCCAGCATCGCGTCTATAGCCTCAGCGATTTGGCCGACGATCTCTGGCTGGATTACGGTGACTGCGCGGGGCAGGCGCAGATCGGCGTGATTCTCACACCGGAACCGGTTTATCTCGCGCCCTGGCTCACCCGCAGTTTCTGCGCAGCGGGATTGACCCTCGGTCCCGCCCGGGTGGTTTACCGGCGTTATGATTTCCCGCGCATCTTTGCGCGGGTGGAAGCGGACATTCGCATTCATCTCGGCCCACGGTGCGCGCCGGCATTCTTTGTCGCGCCCATTGCAGTGCGGCCGCGCATGGTCTATCGCGGCCGGCCCTACCACCACGACCGGCCGGCACCGCTGCCGCCCATGCAAAAACGGGAGCATGATCGGCGCGGCTACTGGACGCCACCGCCCGAGGACCGCGACTGGCGGAGATCACCTGCCGCAGCGCCGCCTGACCGTCACCCGAGAATGGCGCAGCGAGGCGAATCTGGGTTTCCCGCTGACACGCAGGAGAAGTCCCCAAAAGAGTCGCTGCAAAACCGCCGGCAGCCGCGCCGCGAAGTAAAAGCAGCGCCGACGCCCAAAGCGCAAGACGAGCGCGACACGCCCTCCCGCCGGCAATCACGGCGCGCAGCGAAGAGTGATTGA
- a CDS encoding PglZ domain-containing protein: protein MSEARSKILWVDDEIELLKPHILFLEDKGYAVQPVTNADDAIQLIRDQQFDLVLLDEMMPGKDGLSALAEIKEINPALPVVMVTKNEEERLMEEAIGSRIDDYLTKPVNPSQILSTCKKILDRRKITGARVSREYIAEFNTISQRLLGPLTWENWIDIYVQLCEWEVELDRHDDLGLRQTLADQKREGNAEFGKYIEKNYPAWAAGRERPPLSIDVVKDHVIPPVREGRRVTFIVIDNLRLDQWLTIEPLLRELFAVNRTHYLAILPTATPYARNAIFAGLFPREIQREHPELWAFDKDDDSSLNRHEHAFLEAQLRRLNVNPKPPLKYIKILDQNEARAVEKQIGSYAELPLLALVVNFVDILAHSRSDSEVLREITPDEAAYRSLTKSWFGHSSLYRILRELAQRGNTVIITSDHGSIRGMRGAKVIGDRETSTNLRYKFGRSLKADPKQAIIVQKPETYQLPSLSMTTNFLFAKEDYYFVYPTNYHHYLNHYRDSLQHGGVSMEEMILPIVRLEPLAAR from the coding sequence ATGAGCGAGGCGCGCAGCAAAATTCTGTGGGTTGATGACGAGATCGAGTTGCTCAAGCCACATATTCTGTTTTTGGAAGACAAAGGTTACGCCGTCCAGCCCGTCACCAATGCCGATGATGCCATTCAACTGATTCGGGATCAGCAATTCGACCTGGTGTTATTGGACGAAATGATGCCGGGCAAGGACGGATTGTCGGCTTTGGCGGAGATCAAGGAAATCAATCCCGCGCTGCCGGTGGTGATGGTGACGAAGAACGAAGAGGAACGGTTGATGGAAGAGGCCATCGGCAGCCGCATTGACGATTACCTCACCAAACCGGTCAACCCCAGCCAAATCCTGTCGACCTGCAAGAAGATTCTCGACCGGCGTAAAATCACGGGCGCGCGTGTGTCGCGGGAATATATTGCGGAATTCAACACGATTTCACAGCGCCTGCTCGGTCCGCTCACCTGGGAAAACTGGATCGACATCTATGTGCAGTTGTGCGAGTGGGAGGTCGAATTGGACCGGCATGACGATCTCGGCTTGCGCCAGACGCTGGCGGATCAAAAGCGGGAAGGCAACGCGGAATTCGGCAAGTACATCGAGAAGAATTATCCCGCGTGGGCTGCCGGCCGGGAACGGCCGCCGCTGTCGATTGACGTCGTCAAGGACCACGTGATTCCGCCGGTGCGGGAAGGCCGGCGCGTGACCTTTATCGTCATCGACAATCTCCGCCTCGATCAGTGGCTCACCATCGAGCCGCTGCTGCGCGAGTTGTTCGCGGTCAACCGCACCCACTATCTCGCCATTTTGCCCACGGCCACGCCCTATGCGCGCAACGCGATTTTCGCCGGCCTGTTTCCGCGCGAGATTCAACGCGAGCATCCCGAGCTTTGGGCTTTTGACAAGGACGACGACAGCAGCCTGAACCGCCACGAACACGCCTTTCTCGAAGCGCAGCTCCGCCGCCTCAACGTGAACCCGAAGCCGCCGCTGAAATACATCAAGATTCTCGATCAAAACGAGGCGCGCGCGGTGGAAAAGCAGATCGGCTCCTATGCCGAATTGCCGCTGCTGGCGCTGGTGGTCAATTTCGTCGACATTCTCGCCCACAGCCGCAGCGATTCTGAAGTGCTGCGCGAGATCACGCCGGACGAAGCGGCCTATCGCTCGTTGACCAAATCCTGGTTCGGGCATTCCTCGCTTTACCGCATTCTGCGCGAGCTGGCGCAGCGCGGCAACACAGTGATCATCACCTCGGATCATGGCAGCATTCGCGGCATGCGCGGCGCCAAGGTGATCGGCGATCGCGAAACCTCCACCAATTTGCGCTACAAATTCGGGCGCAGTCTGAAGGCCGATCCCAAACAAGCCATCATCGTGCAAAAGCCGGAAACTTACCAACTGCCGAGCCTGAGCATGACCACCAATTTCTTGTTCGCCAAGGAAGACTACTATTTCGTTTATCCGACCAATTATCATCACTACCTGAATCACTATCGCGACAGCCTGCAGCACGGCGGCGTTTCCATGGAAGAAATGATTCTGCCGATCGTTCGGCTGGAACCGTTGGCGGCGCGCTGA
- the tsaE gene encoding tRNA (adenosine(37)-N6)-threonylcarbamoyltransferase complex ATPase subunit type 1 TsaE, with translation MNASQISMQELSAALAGERSLVLASHSPGETRQLAARLAGQAAPGEVILLVGNLGSGKTTFVQGFCTGLGVPVKATSPTFTLMHIYQGGRCPIYHFDFYRMNTTAEIAALGLEEYWEGEGISLIEWPQLAWPLLPDKPLAVRFDMPDFAGQPERRIIAVERATREEQAR, from the coding sequence ATGAATGCTTCGCAAATCTCCATGCAAGAGTTGTCGGCAGCGCTCGCGGGTGAGCGCTCGCTCGTGCTCGCCTCGCACTCGCCCGGCGAGACTCGCCAGCTCGCGGCGCGCCTGGCCGGCCAGGCGGCACCGGGTGAAGTGATCCTGCTGGTGGGCAACCTCGGCAGCGGCAAGACGACTTTCGTGCAGGGCTTTTGCACCGGCCTCGGCGTGCCGGTAAAAGCGACCAGCCCGACTTTTACGCTAATGCACATCTATCAAGGCGGCCGCTGCCCAATCTATCACTTCGATTTCTATCGCATGAACACGACCGCGGAAATTGCGGCGCTCGGACTCGAGGAATATTGGGAAGGCGAGGGCATTTCATTGATCGAATGGCCGCAGCTCGCCTGGCCGCTGCTGCCCGACAAACCGCTGGCGGTGCGCTTCGATATGCCGGATTTCGCCGGCCAGCCGGAGCGCCGGATCATCGCGGTCGAACGGGCAACGCGCGAGGAGCAGGCACGATGA